The following proteins are co-located in the Silene latifolia isolate original U9 population chromosome 1, ASM4854445v1, whole genome shotgun sequence genome:
- the LOC141606982 gene encoding uncharacterized protein LOC141606982, with protein sequence MQFFNRIHLISLTLLLSTTVFCFGLDSSSHSIDLENPHLTVKPKPLRSYSSKEDKDVITCERVHVVPRSRLKLEAYASAIRLTVAPSVVIPEKLHSRIQICLHRNASLGMCQCEKDAWKSVHKGLWGSFVSPYEDRYIDVKFVGDLAGSVTVSAEEEFQRWRLICLALGVMLLFAAPVVSNWVPFYYSSSMAIGILLVVIILLFQGMKLLPTGRKSFFYLTIYGSLVGAGSFVLHHFSVLVNSILVNFGLSEEMHNPVSVLLVVFIGLTGAALGYWIVRRYVISDDGSVDVGIAQFVKWAMRIIASTFALQSSADTLYAWATMALCWVICSSLTRLKWQDSGGWSSRWRRGGKIVPRHQRAEFLRRSSKASPQGKSLKSPNSAQRKVLKSPNSAPSWWGSPVKGLTSPSTGRVNLQKAFYSTFHGMPKRKMSKKEWEEFTQESTREAMVGLTSSPEFTEWIIENADRIQIRSDDSSDESVGSGSDSPDETVVDNGPRQGLFSW encoded by the exons ATGCAATTTTTCAATCGAATTCATCTCATCTCTCTCACTCTTCTGCTCTCAACAACAGTCTTCTGCTTTGGCCTTGATTCATCTTCCCACA GTATTGATTTGGAAAACCCTCATCTCACTGTCAAACCTAAGCCTCTAAGGAGCTACTCATCCAAAGAAGACAAAGACGTGATAACATGTGAACGTGTTCATGTTGTTCCTCGATCAAGGCTCAAACTCGAGGCTTATGCAAGTGCAATTCGCTTAACGGTAGCACCTTCAGTAGTCATTCCTGAAAAATTGCACAGCAGAATTCAGATCTGTCTTCATAG GAATGCTTCGCTTGGAATGTGTCAATGTGAAAAGGATGCATGGAAATCTGTCCATAAAGGGCTATGGGGCTCTTTTGTTTCGCCATATGAGGACAGATACATCGATGTGAAATTTGTTGGTGATTTAGCAGGCTCGGTCACTGTTTCCGCTGAAGAAG AATTCCAACGTTGGCGTCTCATCTGTCTTGCACTTGGAGTCATGCTGTTATTTGCTGCTCCAGTTGTCAGCAATTGGGTGCCTTTCTATTACAGTAGTTCAATGGCTATTGGAATTCTACTTGTTGTCATAATCCTTCTCTTTCAG GGGATGAAACTTTTACCAACTGGCCGCAAAAGTTTCTTCTATCTTACCATCTATGGATCACTT GTGGGAGCAGGATCTTTTGTTTTGCATCACTTTTCAGTGCTTGTGAATTCAATTCTGGTCAACTTTGGCTTGAGTGAAGAAATGCACAATCCA GTTTCGGTGCTTCTAGTGGTTTTCATTGGCCTCACGGGAGCTGCATTGGGGTACTGGATTGTCCGGAGATATGTTATATCTGATGATGGAAGTGTTGATGTTGGAATTGCTCAGTTTGTGAAATGGGCCATGAGAATAATTGCAAGTACATTTGCTCTCCAG AGCTCTGCCGATACTCTTTATGCGTGGGCAACAATGGCTCTATGTTGGGTGATATGCTCATCACTTACTCGTTTGAAGTGGCAAGATAGTGG GGGTTGGAGTTCCCGTTGGAGAAGGGGTGGGAAGATAGTTCCAAGACATCAGCGTGCTGAATTTCTTAGGAGGTCATCAAAAGCAAGTCCTCAGGGGAAGAGTTTGAAGTCCCCAAACAGTGCTCAAAGGAAAGTATTGAAGTCTCCTAACAGTGCGCCAAGTTGGTGGGGCTCTCCTGTCAAAG GTTTGACATCACCATCCACCGGAAGAGTGAATCTTCAGAAGGCTTTCTACTCAACGTTCCATGGGATGCCCAAGCGAAAGATGTCGAAAAAGGAGTGGGAGGAATTTACGCAGGAATCAACTCGGGAAGCCATGGTAGGATTAACCTCGAGTCCGGAATTCACGGAATGGATAATTGAGAATGCAGACCGAATACAAATTCGCTCTGATGACAGCTCAGATGAATCAGTTGGCAGCGGGTCGGATTCCCCAGATGAGACTGTGGTGGACAATGGACCTCGACAGGGATTATTCAGCTGGTAG